tcttgcatacaGGGCCACACCTCTTCAGAATGGATACAGCCCGGCCCAGTTACTCATGGGTCGACGTCTCCACACCACGGTGCCAACTCATCCCTCTGAGCTACGCCCTGCACTGCCCGACCGCAGCATGCTGGTCCAGAAAGAAAGGGAGAAGAGGATGTCAGATGCTGCAAACTACAACAGGCGACATGGTGCAAAACCACTCAGTAGCCTGTCATCAGGTCAGGAGGTGTGGATAACTGACAGCAAAACATCAGGGACAGTGATCCAGAATCACACCTCGCCGAGATCTTACCTTGTGGATGCGTCACATGGGGTGGTAAGACGCAACCGCCTGCAGCTGATACCACTCCAGTCTCCATCACAGGATGAGGCTGGACAGCAGCTACAGGAGCCACTGCCGGTCCTAGAGCAGGGTCGCACACCACCTGCTTTGGGGTCTCCTGTTCCCGCTCCAGAGGTTTCCACTCCCAGAACCAGGTCCGGGAGAGCCATCAAACAACACACTAGACTGGACTTATGAGtgggagagaaaaaaagaaaaaaaagaaaaaaaaccctgaaaaaaaaCACTATGtgagaaaaaaaagattttgtcaaATGTTCATGCTGAAATGAAAATGTTGCTtcgaaatgtaacagttttacaGAAGAGATATGTAAATACAGAAAAGTTTAAGTTTGAAAATATGATTTAAgaagtctcatctctcatctcattatctgtagccgctttatcctgttctacagggtcgcaggcaagctggagcctatcccagctgactatgggcgaaaggcagggtacaccctggacaagtcgccaggtcatcacagggctgacacatagacacagacaaccattcacactcacattcacacctacggtcaatttagagtcaccagttaacctaacctgcatgtctttggactgtgggggaaaccggagcacccggaggaaacccacgcggacaacatgcaaactccgcacagaaaggccctcgccggccacggggctcgaacccggaccttcttgctgtgaggcgacagcgctaaccactacaccaccgtgccgccctatttaagAAGTCAAGAAATAGAAACAGTAATAGAAGAAtaactgggctgccaactctcacacaatgagcatgagacacacgcatttgattgtcttcacacgctcacacgccatacctccgatttctcatgctagaaaaaaatctagtttatctatctgatctaggctacccattgtgtCGCACCAACCACTTGcaattgatcaattacgccttagagccaatttatgctgacaactcagtcctcgcagatggcgtcgcagatggtgtctgcaaagccccccccttcgcagatgctctgcgcgcacctcccaaaaattgtgaccaccgcagacagcctcgcagagagcgtcgcagacaagagggctctgattggtccactctacatctgctgtacacgcacttccgcttccctactttcccggtttgttttgttttcacgaccgccatttttaaaaacacgagcgaagatggagcagcacgaagagcggttgatcaaggaagtgaggaagtacgtacatctatacgactccagttctagtcgttatcagtaaccggaggataaacactccactaaccacacccaccaactactcctagcgatttcgcgacttcgcgcccccttgcgttgtggcggtgaataacatcgcgcacgcctattactccccgctcaacgataagttacaactgtctgcgaaaagctatctgtgaaagccttgtcgcaagagcatgcagaggcccttacgtaCAGCTAAACAGGTAGAGAGGTGTTccctctgtacacactcccctatggtaggtggcgcatctaatgatgctgcactcaccggaagttggataattgcctaccgtcaatttagaggaagaggagagagaagaaggtatccgagttgaagacgggtgtctcagacaggtttgtacatatgtacgccaatgtgtggtgttactggcgtaattatgaactttataaagtttcttaatcgttttagcctataagtgttgtgaaaatatttaatgccatattgagagctgtgtactaggcatgctaaatcattataggcttactgccatgccacagcctttatcttccccaacaagcagcacgggagagcacctccttagcacacgtttattaaggagcatttttagtttgtttactgtatgttatcatactttatgactttatttgaagccatactggaaatgttgtaaaataaagcaagtaagagataatattacaaatgcaagaagagccattagccaccatacctattgtttatttacagggtatttatttttaattatttatgatgtatgtaattgctcagttaaagtaaataaagcatggtcacctgtaatatcaaagaactggaacttgtgaataataataaaaaaaagacagagaacaatatattgaggagacagggtttcaaagagggcaagacaggtagagaatatttgtcagataacaggccctgacgaatgctctattactaataagaaacatagataagaaataaattaattagAAATATATTaacatagcttatttaagtataaccaaaatttttaagcccaactttgtgtgcacattcccacctatggccaaggttcagctttttgtgtttcaatactgttcaaacttaatcattttaatgtatcttgtagcacatgcacattttgcttactgtttaagcattttatttgttcttttgctgttgatatttttccccatgccaatcttctgctgaacccagtggtggggaaagcccttaaatgcataatgaatagtcagtgagggacaatcttattttttgcaacagttattaaaaacttaacatttagtttcaattcagaaggtgtttaggcttagctgatggagaacgtagttgtggtgaccatgaaggagtaagatcaccgCGCACCCAACGTACAACCCGGAAGTCGAATGTGCATACCACGcacgaaatctgaggctgctcggACGTACGGCTGTCACTTCATTCATACAGCCAACGCACCTTCAAACGTGCACTAATCGTACTGACCGTGCGTTCCATGTAGGCTTCatatgaaggttgcaagaactgTGCACGATCTGTACGTTGTGCATACCAACGGCGTTCGTTTGTCGCACTACGGCGATTGGAGAGGGTTATATATATTTCGGCATACTTTggtttctcactgtgaaaatggCAATCCCTCCGCAAAGTCTCAAACTGCTGGCCACTGTcgtggtcttcatcctcctcctcactgctccttgtcttctctctctcctccctctctgccgccgtctctctctcctctgtctccgacaccttttctatcctcctcttcccttttgcctttggcatattgaattgaagcgatgcaatgcaatgaaatgaaattaaatgaaattgagTTTTCTCTCAGTCAAAGCCTATGTGTACAAATGGCCGtaggcacccctgcagctttatatacCCGAGTTTTCGTGCGATTGACGCCATCTCGCCGTACGGCCAATGCACAGCCGACTTACTTGACACGCATGGATGACATATGAAATATCTGAACGTGCGTTGGCCGCACTAATTACGTATGTGGGGCGCACGACACACATACGGAGTCCGCAAGTGCGACTTACGAAAAAAATTTacattttgcccaaacctgacaccagcaaatcgtacgaaagacgcacgtcggccgtacggaagacacacaaggccgtaagtttgtcttgcaacctgaataaaacgtaagcacccgtagagtttgtttgacatgacaaagaacctctgtggctggtctgcggccagtctacggctcgaaaatcagcacgtcacacgcgcgccctccgtgcgtttctttgcgttttttgcacgtagaccggccgtaggagcacgtacggccggttgtgaccgaggcattatcttggtcagggtcacagtggatctggaGACCATCCTGGGACCACTGGGCATGAGGTGGGAATATACCGTGGATGGGATAACAGGCAACGTTCATGCAGACATTCGTACACCTTGGCGTAAGTAGCATGCTTTTGTCTGATGTCTCCTCCAAAATCTGTTTACTGAAGGTGGCGCTACTGGGTGTGTTAAGCTCCTGGTGATATTGCCCTGAGATTCACTGAAATATACAAGTGCCTTCACAAAAACAAGATCATATACAACATTAGTATTTCCAGACCAAATTATTTTATACCTGTTACAGCATCTACCTCCTCCACAGGACCATTTTGGTTCAGGACATCTCTGAAGGGTGAGAAAGAGATGCTCATGTTCAAGTTAAGACCCAGCATGAAGTTGTGCACTTTCCCCGCTCTGCCGTCACGTGTGTTAAACAGGGCGGAGTTGGTGAACAGCGAGGTGACGATGTGCTGCATCCAGCTGGCCTGTGCTTGCTGATAGTCATTCTGCATGCTAACTAAAGAGCAATCACAAAGACATGGAGAGAAAATGTTTAGAACCTGCACTGAAAAAGTATATTGAATTGACCTAATTCAAATGTGTAGATCGGTTCCATGTGAATGACCTGAGTTGCATTAAcacagtttgttttcattcagtCAACATTTGATCATGTATTTTCAAAAACCTGGAATAAAATTGATCACTGCACActcacctgagctcaggattgaacccagGATCTTGTGCTGTGAGGAAGCTATGTTACCAACTGCTGCACATGTGTCAAACAGATCAACTTAATATTCTACTCcagggtttcccaaagtgtggtgcgcgcacccctgggggtgcgcgagctgccactagggggtgcgcaagataaaaaaatgtaatggcgatttttaactcttctactacgccgtaacggttctgcagcatagacatcctaatacatagacggagcatccaatgtaaattctaaaagcgctgacgagacgcggggccgccatcttggagtggtgatccgCTGAACTCAGTgtaatactaaatacattagatgtaaacagcttaacgtttttctatcAGCTACAGCCACCAAACTGTTgcaaataaaatgcggttttaacaatctaaatccattataatgattcaaatgtgtgtatgttttctttaaatagattgttaagaacatatcaaaggggaaattaatgtagtcagtgaatttataagagccttttacatctttcaacacaatctgaccccccttcagcaaagctgatgtattcaggttgagtggggcactttgtttggtatgtaggataatgtgtgatgaccatatattgaccacaaacattttttgtcttgttttaaagcatatcaaaacatttatttataacaaattaatgtcaaacataaaaaatataacaatgtagtaaataaataaactagtaaataaataaaaaaggtagtatatgaataaacatttaataatatatataatattagcatacaacattaaaacatcactcgtgaaaccactacctgatgacgatttaagtctcttagctcctcctcagctctggtaatatactatttaaaaaaaaacaacaaatagtacggtaatgttaaatcttacttgtgaaaagtaatccccctGCTTCTCTTTGAAACGGTTTGCTCGTTTGAGCAGGAGTACGCTGAGCACCAGcctggcagcttgtctcttgtcttcttcttcagtcgtgCAGTAATAGACGGTACtttttaggatgcagtgctgcagcacagcaacctatgggctcccctaggggagcccataggttgcagtgcaaagcactgcaactattgttcttctacgtatttcttcttcttcttcttcttcttcttcttccgcttcttcttattattattcctacgcaaatttcgatttcgaataactcaataaccgtacgtcgcacacagacaaacaatacatcaaaacgtgcggctcgatcggactcgctatgctattacttttctctacagaatacaattttttcgcgactacgtcgcgaaaaaatcatccaaaaaaacccccattcatttctatggaattaattgaaaaaaaagcactttttcaaacatccactgctctggcatgctttcacctagagacgtgattctaactcaaaaacgtaggaaaacttctcctctgtggatctggcattcaacttttctgctaggttctacactttcggatcagtcccggctcaaacgccatgtgggttccgggagaaaatccggcttttgaatgggtgtctattgcgttacacaccagtgagggtcgttaagcttacagtgtagacagcttgaaaaaaaagctcaaactttctcgcttaaactgtgttttcagccacaaatttcactctacagacatgattttctcaaaagtagtaggaaaacttgtcctgattcacacaatgtgtctacctaaatgataggatttacagtttttgaatgagaagcctcaaagtgaggagagcacaggtgagcggcctcactgactcccattataaacaggacagaaaagtctctcatttttaaatcgttctagtgtcgtcatttttaacacaacagacaaaaaaatacatcattttattcaggagacccttctagcgctcactgtgaaagaattttgtgaatagctgcttccgttgtcgagttatttgtcattgttcgaggcctggtcattcatataaaacagcacaaaactccataccttgtgtgtcttaggcagctgggccatagaaggttcacgctgcacgctgcatgctgcacgctacacgcgtgtaaagaaaagtggacaaacgtagcatgacttgctctgggccatagaacggcgttcacgttgcacgctgcacgctgcacacttcacgcgtgaagcgagaaatgaacatgcacacttttttctaggcgtgaagatggaaattccagtcaatgcatgcggtcaccgccgctccagccaatcagaacgggtctagggagataactctatgctttcaggggaaaacttcagaaaaaatataattgaatggtataattgaaaaatagttcttcatcgggattgtcaagcagattatagaatgttcggtgagattcaccacgggtttctctcagaaggaagtgttctcggctccaaattctgttcctttttctcttcctctgtctcagtaaaagcagaatgaggcaatcgtcgtcatccgaagagtccatattgttggttactcagtcaaagtagaacagacgcaacacgtgaacatccaagcatgaagtttaatggcccagggtccggttcttcacatgAACGTGTAgcatgtagcgtgcagcatgcagcgtgcagcgtgaaccttctatggcccagctgccttagctcattgacacccattataaaagtgacagaaaagtctctcatttttaacactacagacaaaaaattacatcagtctattcaggagacccttctagcgctcactgtgaaagaattttgtgaatttcttttttttgtgaaaaaaaaaacagcctcggtcggcatgacacttcagcttagccgcccactttattaggaaaacttctgttcgtacatacaaactacaaacactcttcttagagtttagagtttattttatttttaaaagggacagtgcacaaattaaacattatccttgtggtaagggcagatgtctgtcccaggttatagcagtacatgctaatttccgcctgtagtcactttgtttatactcttgaatagctcttcttcatgacggctgctgtctcaagcacacacacaatcattgcactgaaacatcattgcaggtcacacattcacggccagcaaacatgcgtgaccgaattgcttcgcgcactgcatcctctcacaatttccccc
This Neoarius graeffei isolate fNeoGra1 chromosome 3, fNeoGra1.pri, whole genome shotgun sequence DNA region includes the following protein-coding sequences:
- the LOC132883705 gene encoding uncharacterized protein LOC132883705; amino-acid sequence: MCRVGLRLSLCLTELLVWNSLWCRWCLQETAPISSDDLSFWRSHGVGLWSDLLNSGFRRPSFRTFNPDCVIPGQWLEVLFGAFFSSAAQQVTARTPEVMLCSSVEPVSMQNDYQQAQASWMQHIVTSLFTNSALFNTRDGRAGKVHNFMLGLNLNMSISFSPFRDVLNQNGPVEEVDAVTVQSSVLFDGSPGPGSGSGNLWSGNRRPQSRWCATLL